One Paenibacillus sp. FSL H7-0737 DNA segment encodes these proteins:
- a CDS encoding Fur family transcriptional regulator: MKSLNLTSQRQAVYDIVLNSHDHPTAAEVMNRLVEQGHSLAYGTVYNSLRYLSDKQMIRELKLGEAASRYDARMDDHQHIICEVCGAVDEVMNQVPRDWMNTVAKDTGYTIGHAHVVFGGVCPNCKNKNVN; the protein is encoded by the coding sequence ATGAAAAGTCTAAATTTGACTTCCCAACGTCAAGCCGTTTACGATATCGTCCTTAATTCACATGACCATCCCACTGCTGCGGAAGTAATGAACCGGCTAGTAGAACAAGGTCATAGCTTAGCATACGGTACTGTATATAACTCTCTTCGTTATCTTTCAGATAAACAAATGATTCGTGAGCTTAAGCTTGGTGAGGCTGCCAGCAGATATGATGCCCGCATGGATGATCACCAGCATATCATTTGCGAGGTTTGCGGTGCGGTTGATGAGGTAATGAATCAAGTTCCACGAGACTGGATGAACACAGTGGCCAAGGATACAGGTTATACCATTGGTCATGCTCATGTGGTATTCGGAGGCGTCTGCCCGAACTGCAAGAATAAGAACGTGAACTAG
- a CDS encoding Ger(x)C family spore germination protein, whose protein sequence is MRKALSAIGIVLLLLLAGCDFKEIDLRIFVLAIGVDPGEEEGTFKISLKLAIPQGEVTKIDEKMQILTEESPSISEALRRMKSKVEKELDYSHCKSIILGEGIARKDIQHVMDWAVRRRDVQLIVNFAVGRPEALQVLQVRPESERIPSNSLILAMSGQGTESPFIASVYSFQLMRNIYERGIDPILPIIEAKGKSEFLIDKIALLDSEKIKMVLTPNETRLYNLLSRSNLRTNLPAHIEGVMYQYYTERSSSDYKILNTESGKATIRYHIKIKGILEESSSPDLVTHSKLKKIQAAGEKELEDDILALLKKIHTSGLDPFGWGLHYGARHFNNDTEMEVWKGLYAGLDFQVKADVNIKYSGLIK, encoded by the coding sequence GTGAGAAAAGCACTTAGTGCAATAGGAATTGTGTTACTGCTACTCCTTGCCGGCTGTGACTTCAAAGAAATTGATTTAAGGATATTCGTACTGGCGATCGGTGTTGACCCTGGTGAAGAAGAAGGGACTTTCAAGATCAGCTTGAAACTGGCTATCCCACAGGGGGAAGTTACTAAGATTGATGAGAAGATGCAGATATTAACCGAAGAGTCCCCTAGTATTTCGGAAGCGCTCCGCAGAATGAAGTCAAAAGTGGAGAAGGAGCTTGATTATTCCCATTGTAAATCGATTATTTTGGGAGAAGGGATCGCACGTAAAGATATTCAGCATGTTATGGATTGGGCCGTGCGGCGCAGAGATGTCCAGCTTATTGTAAATTTTGCAGTCGGGCGTCCGGAGGCACTTCAAGTGCTGCAGGTACGACCCGAATCGGAGCGTATTCCATCGAATTCTCTTATTCTGGCGATGAGTGGTCAGGGAACGGAATCTCCTTTTATTGCTAGTGTGTATTCCTTTCAGCTGATGAGAAATATTTATGAGAGGGGTATTGATCCGATCTTGCCGATTATCGAGGCCAAAGGGAAGAGCGAGTTCTTAATTGATAAAATTGCTCTACTGGATAGCGAGAAAATCAAGATGGTGCTTACACCGAACGAAACCCGGCTATACAATCTGCTGTCGCGCTCCAACTTACGGACCAATTTGCCAGCCCATATTGAGGGGGTCATGTATCAGTATTACACAGAGAGATCATCCTCGGACTACAAGATACTAAATACGGAGAGCGGAAAAGCTACTATTCGATACCATATTAAGATTAAAGGGATCCTCGAAGAGAGTAGCAGCCCGGATTTGGTGACACATAGCAAGTTGAAAAAAATTCAGGCAGCTGGCGAGAAAGAATTGGAAGATGATATCTTAGCATTACTGAAAAAAATTCATACGAGCGGTTTGGATCCTTTTGGGTGGGGGCTGCACTATGGAGCTAGACATTTTAATAATGATACCGAAATGGAAGTGTGGAAAGGGCTCTATGCCGGGCTCGATTTTCAGGTCAAAGCTGATGTTAACATCAAATATTCAGGATTGATTAAGTAA
- a CDS encoding GerAB/ArcD/ProY family transporter: MAKSRYFYCLFLMNSLINIINFVPRELIDRRFDGALFSILIATVLGTLFVYIFTVLIAKFPGKGFPEIFTPLLPKLLVKPLLVFFAGLWCVAGGVTLLSFVDITLRYVSPNSSPYTVVIGFLILVCICCRFDSLSLLYGLEIILFVTLPLIVYGIVKALTNPDFNWDSVLQITTYIWHKPDLMSLSAATFSFSGYINLAIFNRVFHGLKLKHVWILGVEGLLVLLVTFLVPIGYFGTVAIERHVYTWFSTADSIRIESFIIERMLFIFYFAYMTLSLVSVIVHWHVGLGLFKGAISSTKKKSQKAEQWKEWLILCLFSGLVLSLIWMDQYQLNVLGIWFLQIRWFGEMFLIALLFYCYRKVRRQRL, encoded by the coding sequence ATGGCCAAAAGCCGTTATTTCTACTGTCTTTTTCTGATGAACAGCTTGATCAACATCATTAATTTTGTTCCTAGGGAACTAATAGACAGACGCTTTGACGGTGCTTTGTTCTCCATACTGATTGCAACGGTCCTTGGCACTTTGTTTGTCTATATATTTACTGTATTGATTGCTAAATTTCCTGGAAAGGGGTTTCCGGAAATATTTACCCCTCTTCTTCCTAAGCTGCTAGTCAAACCCTTACTAGTGTTTTTTGCGGGGTTATGGTGTGTGGCTGGGGGGGTTACCTTGCTTTCCTTTGTAGATATTACACTGCGGTATGTCAGTCCGAATTCAAGCCCATATACTGTCGTGATCGGCTTTCTGATATTGGTCTGCATCTGCTGTCGCTTTGATTCACTATCACTTTTGTATGGTCTTGAAATCATTCTTTTCGTTACATTACCGTTAATTGTCTATGGCATCGTAAAGGCGCTGACCAATCCGGACTTCAATTGGGATTCTGTTCTGCAGATCACTACATACATCTGGCATAAGCCGGATTTGATGAGTCTTTCGGCAGCTACCTTTTCTTTTAGTGGTTATATTAATCTAGCCATCTTTAATCGGGTATTTCATGGGTTAAAGCTAAAGCATGTCTGGATTTTAGGGGTGGAAGGACTTCTCGTACTTCTCGTAACCTTTTTAGTCCCTATCGGTTATTTCGGTACTGTTGCGATTGAGAGACATGTATATACGTGGTTCTCGACGGCAGACAGTATCCGGATAGAATCCTTTATTATTGAACGGATGTTGTTTATTTTTTATTTTGCCTACATGACTTTATCTCTGGTGAGCGTAATTGTTCATTGGCATGTAGGGTTAGGGTTATTCAAAGGTGCTATTTCATCTACGAAAAAAAAATCGCAGAAGGCAGAGCAGTGGAAAGAGTGGCTCATCCTGTGCTTGTTTAGCGGACTGGTCCTCTCCTTAATATGGATGGATCAATATCAGCTCAACGTGTTGGGTATTTGGTTTCTACAGATCCGCTGGTTTGGTGAGATGTTCTTAATCGCTCTGCTGTTTTATTGTTATCGCAAAGTAAGGAGGCAGAGGTTGTGA
- a CDS encoding spore germination protein gives MSVQQDKHNVSLEWIKDQLDGFADLIDRTLVAPFGQINLLYIKSVTDSQTLSRHVITPFYEMGDTNAYLDYITTYPGTEEETTQEIAIDLLLSGYVLLSINDVICFFDAMSTESSGVSETSAESISQGPSDALTEDIAVNLNMIRRRYQSTNLKMETMIIGDVSKTKVAILYDISRVDHNVLAELREKMNTLKVDILQATGELEKFISSDKLRILPKSIITERPDRVVFNLSEGKVAILLDTTGYAIVLPSIFNDFFTSMDDKIQFPIVGRFLKLLRIIGVCMTLWLPAIYVTLTSYNPEIIRVQVALLISGSRATVPYPSFVEVLLMLMMMEFLTEASLRLPKAIGPTATTVGGLILGQAATAAGLVGNIMIILVSAVAISNFLIPLNMMSLSIRVLKYIFLIAAAVLGMVGVVVCVVGFAMYLCNQRSFGQPYFRLFFLDNLGKKKGG, from the coding sequence ATGTCAGTTCAACAGGATAAGCACAATGTTTCTCTGGAATGGATCAAGGATCAGTTGGACGGATTTGCCGATTTAATTGATAGAACGCTCGTTGCACCTTTTGGGCAGATCAACTTACTTTATATTAAAAGCGTTACAGATTCGCAGACGCTCAGTCGCCATGTGATTACGCCGTTTTATGAGATGGGGGATACTAACGCTTATCTTGATTACATTACGACGTATCCGGGCACGGAAGAGGAGACTACGCAGGAAATAGCGATCGATCTTTTGCTTAGTGGCTACGTTCTTCTTAGCATAAATGATGTGATTTGTTTTTTTGACGCGATGAGTACAGAGAGCAGTGGTGTTAGTGAAACGTCTGCAGAAAGCATTTCACAGGGACCCTCAGATGCACTAACGGAGGATATTGCGGTTAATCTGAACATGATTCGCCGTCGCTATCAATCCACTAATCTCAAAATGGAAACCATGATCATCGGTGATGTCTCCAAAACAAAAGTGGCCATCCTATACGACATCAGTCGTGTTGATCATAATGTATTAGCGGAATTAAGGGAGAAGATGAATACCCTAAAGGTTGATATTTTACAGGCTACGGGAGAACTTGAGAAGTTTATAAGCAGTGATAAATTGAGAATACTCCCTAAGTCTATTATTACTGAAAGACCTGATAGAGTTGTGTTTAATTTGTCTGAAGGAAAAGTAGCGATACTCCTGGATACAACGGGATATGCGATAGTGTTGCCCTCCATATTTAATGATTTTTTTACATCCATGGATGATAAGATCCAATTTCCTATTGTGGGCCGTTTCTTAAAGCTACTCCGAATTATCGGTGTGTGCATGACGTTGTGGCTGCCTGCGATCTATGTAACACTTACCTCTTATAACCCCGAGATTATTCGTGTGCAGGTTGCACTACTCATTTCGGGTAGTCGCGCGACCGTGCCTTATCCATCTTTTGTGGAAGTACTCTTAATGCTTATGATGATGGAATTTCTGACCGAGGCCAGTTTACGGCTACCCAAAGCGATTGGTCCTACGGCCACGACAGTCGGAGGTCTAATCTTAGGTCAGGCAGCTACCGCGGCAGGGCTTGTAGGTAATATTATGATTATATTAGTCTCTGCCGTTGCGATATCCAATTTTCTGATTCCTCTGAATATGATGAGCTTGTCGATACGCGTGCTGAAGTACATTTTTCTTATAGCTGCCGCTGTTCTAGGAATGGTTGGTGTAGTGGTCTGTGTTGTAGGATTCGCGATGTATTTATGCAATCAGCGTAGCTTTGGACAACCTTATTTCAGATTGTTTTTTCTTGATAACCTTGGTAAGAAGAAGGGCGGGTAA
- a CDS encoding FAD-dependent oxidoreductase, giving the protein MDPHRKITQGLPQFPESIWRDTTDLPTFPKLNEDISTDVAVVGGGITGITTAYLLSKAGYKVALLEAGEILSGTTGFTSAKISTQHGLIYHHLLKHFGAENARRYYQSNNEAMNWILKTAEELEVSCDMKREAAYLYADAEDHKTLKQLEEEYKAYEQLGLPGEWLDNVSIPLMASGAIKLPGQARFHPLQYLKALLKVIVEKGGVIYEHTMMADKVEKNDTLTLFTEKNDFRITCRYAVSASHFPFYDGGALYFSRLHAERSYCLAIQPETDFEGGMYLSASEPTRSLRAVEWEGQNLIIVGGENHKSGQGICTIGHYENLELFAGHLLGIKSIPYRWSAQDLITLDKVPYIGKISNSKEIYIATGFGKWGMTSGTLSAQIISDQIQRKDNPYTELYDPSRFKAGASLKSFFVQNANVAKELVAGKVEIVHKKTSDLKADEGAVVFHDGKRVGAYKDPEGTLHLVDRTCTHMGCECEWNDGDRSWDCPCHGSRFSYDGEVLEGPASVPLTKLYE; this is encoded by the coding sequence ATGGATCCACACCGTAAAATAACGCAAGGTCTTCCGCAATTTCCAGAATCAATATGGCGTGACACTACAGATTTACCGACCTTTCCAAAGCTGAATGAAGATATTTCGACAGATGTCGCTGTGGTGGGCGGCGGTATTACAGGGATTACAACAGCCTATCTCTTAAGCAAAGCCGGATACAAAGTCGCACTCTTGGAGGCAGGGGAAATCCTCAGCGGTACTACGGGTTTTACAAGCGCCAAGATCTCCACTCAGCACGGATTAATCTATCATCATTTGCTGAAACATTTCGGGGCGGAGAATGCCCGGCGCTATTATCAATCGAACAATGAGGCTATGAATTGGATCTTAAAAACGGCTGAAGAACTTGAAGTGTCTTGTGACATGAAACGTGAAGCGGCCTATTTGTACGCTGATGCTGAAGATCATAAAACGCTTAAACAGTTGGAAGAAGAGTATAAAGCCTATGAACAATTAGGCCTGCCCGGTGAATGGCTGGATAACGTCTCTATCCCTCTAATGGCGAGCGGTGCGATTAAATTACCAGGACAAGCTCGCTTTCACCCCCTGCAATATCTGAAGGCCTTGTTGAAGGTTATCGTGGAAAAAGGTGGCGTGATCTATGAGCATACGATGATGGCGGACAAGGTGGAGAAGAACGATACGCTTACGCTTTTTACGGAAAAGAATGACTTCCGTATCACCTGCCGTTACGCTGTGTCAGCTTCTCATTTCCCCTTCTACGACGGAGGTGCGTTATATTTCTCGCGACTGCATGCTGAACGTTCCTACTGTCTGGCGATCCAGCCCGAAACGGATTTTGAGGGTGGAATGTATTTAAGTGCCAGCGAACCAACCCGTTCTCTGCGTGCAGTGGAGTGGGAAGGCCAGAATCTGATTATCGTCGGGGGTGAGAATCATAAGTCGGGCCAAGGCATTTGCACGATAGGTCATTATGAGAATCTGGAGCTGTTCGCAGGCCACTTGCTGGGCATCAAATCGATCCCTTACCGCTGGTCAGCACAGGATTTAATTACGCTGGACAAGGTCCCCTACATCGGCAAGATTTCGAACAGCAAAGAGATTTATATCGCTACCGGATTTGGAAAATGGGGCATGACAAGCGGTACCTTATCCGCTCAAATTATCTCCGATCAGATTCAGCGTAAGGATAATCCATACACAGAGCTATACGATCCATCCCGCTTCAAAGCTGGCGCCAGCCTAAAAAGCTTCTTCGTTCAAAATGCCAATGTGGCAAAAGAGCTTGTAGCGGGCAAAGTAGAAATCGTCCATAAAAAGACAAGTGATTTGAAGGCAGACGAAGGGGCTGTTGTCTTCCATGACGGTAAACGTGTGGGAGCTTATAAGGATCCGGAAGGGACGCTTCATCTGGTAGACAGAACCTGTACACATATGGGCTGTGAATGCGAATGGAACGATGGCGACCGTTCTTGGGATTGCCCTTGCCACGGCTCCCGTTTCTCCTATGATGGAGAAGTCTTAGAGGGACCTGCATCCGTGCCGCTGACGAAGCTTTACGAATAA
- a CDS encoding 3-ketoacyl-ACP reductase has product MDLRGKSVVITGAGKGIGKALAMALAKEGANLGLISRTSGDLEALKSALMEVYDVKVSVAVADIAVREEAERAVAYLQNELGTFDALINNAGIAKFGTLVEMDPADWESHIQVNLYGTYYVTRAALPAMIEKNGGNIINISSTAGERGFATGSAYCASKFALMGMTEALAQEVRKHNIRVVALTPSTVNTGLASNAGLKIGDEDRMMQPEDVAELALTALKLPDRVFLKTAGLWTTNPQ; this is encoded by the coding sequence ATGGATTTGAGAGGAAAGAGTGTTGTGATTACTGGTGCAGGCAAAGGGATCGGCAAAGCCTTAGCCATGGCACTAGCTAAGGAAGGTGCTAATTTGGGCCTGATCTCCAGAACTTCAGGCGATCTCGAAGCGTTAAAATCAGCCTTAATGGAAGTATACGACGTGAAAGTCAGCGTCGCCGTAGCAGATATTGCTGTACGCGAAGAAGCTGAACGTGCGGTTGCTTACCTGCAAAACGAGCTAGGAACATTTGACGCATTAATCAACAATGCCGGAATTGCAAAATTCGGCACTTTAGTAGAAATGGACCCTGCCGATTGGGAAAGTCATATCCAAGTCAATCTTTACGGTACGTATTATGTAACTCGCGCCGCACTGCCAGCTATGATTGAGAAAAATGGTGGAAATATCATCAATATCTCTTCTACCGCTGGAGAACGCGGTTTCGCGACAGGCTCGGCTTACTGCGCATCCAAGTTCGCACTGATGGGCATGACCGAAGCTCTCGCACAAGAGGTACGTAAGCACAACATCCGCGTCGTAGCCTTGACTCCAAGCACTGTTAACACCGGATTAGCTTCAAACGCTGGACTTAAGATCGGTGACGAAGACCGCATGATGCAGCCTGAGGATGTAGCTGAATTGGCTTTAACAGCCTTGAAGCTGCCGGATCGTGTCTTCCTAAAAACAGCTGGACTCTGGACCACTAATCCGCAATAA
- a CDS encoding antibiotic biosynthesis monooxygenase produces MLVVTNTIKVKEGHGEAIAQRFGGNNGVQDMPGFVRMEVWQGSAKEGVEELKICTMWENEEAFKGWTSSESFRQSHRGAGGNEAILGASIDKYKLMISRTPGTSN; encoded by the coding sequence ATGCTAGTAGTAACTAATACTATTAAGGTTAAAGAAGGTCATGGTGAAGCCATTGCTCAACGTTTCGGAGGAAATAATGGTGTACAGGATATGCCAGGATTCGTCCGTATGGAGGTGTGGCAAGGAAGTGCCAAAGAAGGTGTTGAGGAATTAAAGATCTGTACCATGTGGGAGAATGAGGAGGCATTTAAAGGCTGGACCTCCAGTGAATCCTTCCGTCAATCACACCGCGGTGCTGGTGGGAATGAAGCCATTCTTGGTGCTTCGATCGACAAATATAAGCTGATGATCAGCCGAACACCCGGCACCAGCAATTAA
- a CDS encoding MMPL family transporter, with the protein MKGMSGYGKWVAGKKTKWITLLVWIVLVGALTLLWPAVNSQVANNAPNLPDDAQSIQATAIAEQEFPSGSGVPALLVWHREGGLSQDDLVHITAVYNKLEQQPLPHQNFVPPLGKLPTQALQASLSEDLSTLVTPVLFDKTADSDQLGEAVTEMKKIINTETGGDPSAAKVDGKDLSLRVTGPVGISIDASGLFQNADVSLLIATVMLVLVFLLVIYRSPILAFIPLIAVGFAYGVTSPILGKMAQEGWITVDSQAVSIMTVLLFGAGTDYCLFLISRFRQLLKVEESKSRALLRSITESSGAIAMSGFTVVLALFALLLAKYGAYHRFAIPFSVSIFIMGIASLTLVPALLAIFGRTSFFPFIPRTPQMEVERAKAKGKPAPEPKVSHKKGIGGFVVSRPWAIVGVTVIGLGILASFSSGIKFTYDILSSFPKNMESREGFDLIGKQFSPGELAPAKLIIDTKGQASGEDLKVILGGLTYVDTVSDPQQGAVNKDILGYDIEFKNNPYSLEAMGHIPALLATAEQALIDVGVENPSDHVWVSGQTATQYDTKKIGDRDTDLIIPVVIGLITLLLLIYLRSIVATIYLVGTVILSFFSALGLGWIIIHYVMGADAIQGAIPLYSFVFLVALGEDYNIFMISNIWKKRKSMPLKQAIAEGVNETSSVITSAGLILAGTFAVLASLPIQVLVQFGIITALGILLDTFVVRPFLVPAITTLFGRWAFWPGKHQEVEQALPRSNEQ; encoded by the coding sequence ATGAAGGGAATGTCAGGCTACGGTAAATGGGTGGCAGGAAAAAAGACGAAATGGATTACTCTTCTCGTATGGATAGTGCTAGTAGGTGCACTTACCCTATTATGGCCTGCAGTGAATTCTCAAGTTGCTAATAATGCGCCCAATCTCCCAGATGATGCACAATCAATACAGGCAACAGCAATTGCAGAACAAGAGTTTCCAAGTGGAAGCGGAGTACCTGCATTGCTCGTATGGCATAGAGAAGGTGGGCTTTCACAAGACGATTTAGTACATATCACTGCTGTATACAACAAGTTGGAGCAGCAACCGTTACCCCATCAGAACTTTGTTCCCCCACTAGGGAAGCTGCCGACGCAGGCACTGCAAGCCTCATTATCTGAGGATCTTAGTACACTGGTAACCCCGGTGCTTTTTGATAAAACGGCAGATAGTGATCAGCTCGGTGAAGCTGTGACAGAAATGAAGAAGATCATAAACACAGAGACGGGTGGAGACCCCTCCGCGGCTAAGGTAGATGGAAAAGACCTGAGTTTACGTGTTACGGGTCCAGTGGGCATCTCTATAGATGCTTCAGGCCTGTTTCAGAACGCTGACGTCTCCTTGTTAATTGCTACGGTCATGCTTGTGCTGGTGTTCTTATTAGTGATTTATCGTTCGCCGATCTTGGCGTTTATTCCACTTATTGCAGTTGGATTCGCTTATGGTGTAACTAGTCCGATTCTTGGGAAAATGGCGCAAGAAGGCTGGATCACCGTGGATTCACAGGCAGTATCCATCATGACAGTTCTGTTGTTCGGTGCGGGTACGGACTATTGTTTGTTCCTGATCTCACGGTTCCGGCAGTTGTTGAAGGTAGAAGAGAGTAAGAGTCGTGCGCTTCTTCGCTCCATTACCGAATCTTCAGGCGCCATCGCTATGAGTGGCTTCACCGTCGTGCTCGCGCTGTTTGCGTTATTGCTGGCTAAGTATGGAGCTTATCATCGTTTTGCAATACCGTTCAGTGTGTCGATTTTCATTATGGGAATTGCTAGCTTAACGCTTGTACCTGCACTTTTGGCAATCTTCGGACGGACCTCGTTCTTCCCATTCATTCCGCGCACGCCGCAAATGGAGGTTGAACGGGCTAAGGCTAAAGGAAAACCAGCTCCAGAACCCAAAGTCTCCCATAAAAAAGGGATTGGCGGATTTGTAGTTTCCAGGCCTTGGGCTATCGTAGGAGTGACTGTCATCGGACTGGGGATTCTGGCTTCATTCTCTAGTGGAATCAAGTTTACGTATGATATCCTCTCTTCTTTTCCTAAAAATATGGAGTCCCGCGAAGGGTTCGACCTCATCGGTAAGCAGTTTTCTCCGGGAGAACTAGCACCCGCTAAACTGATTATTGATACTAAGGGGCAAGCGAGTGGAGAGGATCTTAAAGTCATTCTCGGAGGGCTCACGTATGTGGACACGGTTTCCGATCCGCAGCAGGGCGCTGTGAATAAGGATATTCTGGGTTATGATATCGAATTTAAGAACAATCCTTATTCACTTGAAGCGATGGGGCATATTCCAGCCCTTCTAGCAACAGCAGAGCAAGCGCTGATTGATGTAGGGGTAGAGAATCCTTCAGATCATGTGTGGGTAAGTGGTCAGACAGCAACGCAGTATGATACCAAAAAAATCGGAGATCGTGACACCGATCTGATTATCCCTGTTGTTATCGGGTTGATCACTTTGCTGTTGTTGATATATCTGCGTTCGATAGTGGCGACTATTTATTTGGTCGGAACGGTCATTCTCTCCTTCTTCTCTGCACTTGGCTTAGGCTGGATTATCATTCATTATGTGATGGGCGCAGATGCCATTCAGGGAGCGATCCCGCTCTATTCCTTTGTATTCCTGGTGGCACTTGGAGAAGATTACAACATCTTTATGATCTCTAATATTTGGAAAAAGCGTAAGAGCATGCCGCTTAAGCAGGCCATCGCGGAAGGCGTGAATGAGACCAGCTCGGTAATTACCTCTGCGGGCCTCATTCTGGCAGGTACTTTTGCTGTATTAGCTAGCTTACCGATTCAGGTGCTTGTGCAATTTGGTATCATCACCGCTCTAGGTATTCTACTTGATACCTTCGTAGTACGTCCGTTCCTTGTGCCCGCTATTACGACACTTTTTGGTCGATGGGCATTCTGGCCGGGGAAACATCAAGAGGTGGAGCAAGCTCTGCCTCGTAGTAATGAGCAATAA
- a CDS encoding ABC transporter ATP-binding protein, with the protein MSEQNNKPAAPRAHKGPGPGGGPGMRMPAEKAKDFKGTLRRLIKYLRPRMVQLIIVLVMAIASTVFSIFSPKVMGKATTKLFEGAYGKLMGVEGASIDFGYINDILIILAGLYLLSALFSYIQQYVMAGVAQKVVYDMREQINSKLERLPLKYFDSRTHGEILSRATNDVDNISTTLQQSLTQLITSIVTIIGVIVMMLTISPWLTLITIVTLPLSFVVIMAISKRSQTYFVGQQKSLGQLNGHVEEMYTGHRIIKAFGREPQSLKDFDEINDKLYDSGWRAQFMSGMIMPLMMFIGNLGYVMICVVGGIFVTKKMIDVGDIQAFIQYSRQFTQPIAQTANIANIIQSTIASAERVFELLDEEEEVKEVNTTLAKLDEGTPEGSVEFRHVKFGYKEDAILIEDMNIEVSPGQTIAIVGPTGAGKTTLINLLMRFYELNDGEIIIDGVNITNMRRSDLRSKFGMVLQDTWLFNGTIRDNIAYGREGASEADVVRAAKAAHADHFIRTLPLGYDTVLNEEASNISQGQKQLITIARAILADPSILILDEATSSVDTRTELLIQKAMKALMQNRTSFVIAHRLSTIRDADLILVMNQGSVIEKGNHEELLAQGGFYADLYNSQFSEGDLDAG; encoded by the coding sequence ATGAGCGAACAAAACAATAAACCTGCTGCTCCGCGCGCCCATAAAGGTCCTGGACCTGGTGGCGGCCCTGGCATGCGGATGCCTGCAGAAAAGGCTAAAGACTTCAAGGGTACACTTCGTCGTCTGATTAAGTATTTAAGACCTCGTATGGTTCAATTGATTATCGTTCTAGTAATGGCAATTGCCAGTACTGTATTCAGTATCTTCAGTCCTAAGGTTATGGGTAAAGCAACAACTAAGCTATTCGAAGGTGCTTACGGTAAATTAATGGGTGTTGAGGGAGCTTCCATTGATTTTGGATACATTAATGATATCCTGATCATACTTGCGGGTCTGTATTTGCTTAGTGCTCTATTTAGCTATATTCAGCAGTACGTAATGGCTGGCGTAGCTCAGAAGGTCGTCTACGACATGCGTGAGCAGATCAACAGCAAGCTGGAACGTTTGCCTTTGAAATATTTTGATTCCCGTACCCATGGGGAAATTCTAAGCCGTGCTACGAATGATGTGGATAACATCAGTACTACACTGCAGCAGAGCTTAACTCAATTGATTACTTCTATTGTCACCATTATCGGTGTCATCGTAATGATGCTAACCATCAGCCCATGGCTGACGTTGATTACAATTGTTACATTGCCACTCAGCTTCGTTGTGATTATGGCTATCTCCAAGCGCTCACAGACTTATTTTGTCGGACAGCAGAAGTCACTCGGTCAGTTGAACGGTCATGTAGAAGAAATGTATACAGGTCACCGGATTATTAAAGCTTTTGGTCGTGAACCGCAGTCCCTTAAGGATTTCGATGAAATTAACGATAAGCTTTACGACTCTGGCTGGCGTGCCCAATTCATGTCCGGTATGATTATGCCGCTCATGATGTTTATCGGTAACTTGGGTTATGTAATGATTTGTGTAGTCGGCGGTATCTTTGTTACTAAAAAAATGATCGATGTCGGGGATATTCAAGCTTTTATTCAGTATTCCCGTCAGTTCACCCAGCCGATTGCACAAACGGCTAACATTGCTAATATTATTCAATCCACTATTGCTTCCGCAGAACGGGTATTTGAACTTCTGGATGAAGAAGAGGAAGTTAAGGAAGTTAATACTACGCTTGCGAAGCTTGATGAAGGTACTCCGGAAGGTTCCGTTGAGTTCCGTCATGTGAAGTTCGGATATAAAGAAGATGCGATTCTGATTGAGGACATGAATATTGAGGTTAGTCCAGGTCAGACCATAGCGATTGTCGGTCCTACTGGTGCTGGTAAAACCACTCTGATTAACCTGTTGATGCGCTTCTACGAGCTTAATGATGGGGAAATTATCATTGATGGCGTCAATATTACCAACATGAGACGGAGTGACCTGCGCAGCAAATTTGGTATGGTGCTTCAGGATACTTGGCTGTTCAATGGTACAATCCGCGATAACATTGCTTATGGACGTGAAGGTGCCTCAGAAGCTGATGTGGTACGTGCTGCCAAGGCTGCTCATGCCGATCACTTTATCCGCACACTTCCGCTTGGTTATGATACGGTGTTAAATGAAGAGGCTTCTAATATCTCTCAAGGACAGAAGCAGCTGATTACGATTGCGCGTGCGATTCTGGCTGATCCATCGATCCTCATTCTTGATGAAGCAACAAGCAGTGTCGATACACGGACAGAATTGTTGATTCAAAAAGCAATGAAAGCATTGATGCAAAACAGAACCAGCTTCGTAATTGCTCACCGTCTTTCGACGATTCGAGATGCCGACCTTATCCTTGTTATGAATCAAGGTAGTGTAATCGAGAAGGGCAATCACGAGGAACTGCTTGCACAAGGCGGATTCTATGCTGATCTTTACAACAGTCAGTTCTCCGAAGGAGATTTGGACGCAGGCTAA